One part of the Neoarius graeffei isolate fNeoGra1 chromosome 2, fNeoGra1.pri, whole genome shotgun sequence genome encodes these proteins:
- the LOC132873729 gene encoding P2Y purinoceptor 6-like, giving the protein MLSEMDSNHSLLYYEALACNLTAPGQGAMQIAQLFLMPAIFLVVLVLGVPLNIISLWVLSRRLAWSNRSTLFLHNLALADISWLMALPFLIQFHVSGLEWSLGLIFCKLVRMLYHSYFYLSIFFVTCVSVDRYLAIVHPVYSPVILTRQRAIMLCVTVWVFAIMMSIPVAQMTYLSNCQSDNKTVCSMYIFMDIVKQSLPYSLCCSCVGFLLPFIVLSYCYIRSVCQLRRRVDPRLRGLAWELGAAMVLFGLSYLPYHISRNMAIAMPALAPDNPSAWEVADFVFCLEMCVCSFTSCTNPLFSCFVGRTLRRELWSTLTKLWKKHRVEPEHEEEKKTEESMIRVKKATR; this is encoded by the exons ATGTTATCTGAAATGGACAGCAACCACAGTCTT TTGTATTATGAAGCTCTGGCTTGCAATTTAACAGCTCCTGGTCAAGGTGCAATGCAAATCGCCCAGCTCTTCTTGATGCCAGCCATCTTTTTGGTAGTGTTGGTGCTTGGTGTGCCCCTTAACATCATCTCCCTGTGGGTGTTGTCCCGTCGGTTGGCATGGAGTAACCGAAGTACCCTGTTCCTCCACAACCTAGCGTTGGCTGACATTTCCTGGCTGATGGCCTTGCCATTCCTCATCCAGTTTCACGTCTCTGGGTTGGAGTGGTCACTTGGCTTGATTTTTTGCAAACTTGTCCGTATGCTCTACCATTCCTACTTCTACCTGAGCATATTCTTTGTGACTTGTGTGAGTGTAGACCGCTACCTGGCCATCGTTCACCCTGTTTATTCACCTGTTATCCTTACTCGCCAACGTGCCATTATGTTATGCGTCACTGTTTGGGTGTTTGCCATAATGATGAGCATCCCAGTGGCCCAGATGACTTACCTCTCAAACTGTCAGAGTGACAACAAGACTGTGTGCTCTATGTACATCTTCATGGATATTGTCAAACAGAGCTTGCCGTATTCCCTCTGCTGTAGCTGTGTGGGATTCCTGCTTCCATTTATAGTGCTGAGCTACTGTTACATACGCAGTGTGTGCCAGCTACGCAGACGGGTTGACCCACGTCTCAGAGGACTGGCCTGGGAGCTCGGTGCAGCCATGGTCTTGTTTGGACTCTCTTACTTACCATATCATATCAGTCGGAATATGGCTATCGCCATGCCAGCACTAGCACCAGATAATCCATCAGCATGGGAGGTGGCTGACTTCGTGTTTTGTCTAGAGATGTGTGTGTGCAGTTTCACTTCCTGTACTAACCCTCTATTCAGCTGCTTCGTGGGGAGGACACTCCGGAGGGAACTATGGTCAACTCTCACCAAGCTGTGGAAGAAGCACAGAGTGGAGCCAGAGCATGAGGAAGAGAAAAAAACTGAAGAGTCGATGATTCGAGTTAAAAAGGCAACACGTTAA
- the slc17a6a gene encoding vesicular glutamate transporter 2.2 isoform X1 has translation MDAVKERVLVPGKAGLKNLAGKSLAQIQRVIEKKQKAGEVIELTEDGRPKALRERKAPLFDCACFGLPRRYIIAIMSGLGFCISFGIRCNLGVAIVDMVNNSTVHQGSKIIIKEKAKFNWDPETVGMIHGSFFWGYIVTQIPGGYISSRLAANRVFGAAILLTSTLNMFIPSAARVHYGCVIFVRILQGLVEGVTYPACHGIWSKWAPPLERSRLATTSFCGSYAGAVVAMPLAGILVQYSGWSSVFYIYGSFGIIWYVFWILVAYESPAEHPTITEEERLYIEESIGEGTKLLGAAEKFKTPWRKFFTSMPVYAIIVANFCRSWTFYLLLISQPAYFEEVFGFEISKVGMLSALPHLVMTIIVPIGGQLADFLRSNNIMSTTNVRKIMNCGGFGMEATLLLVVGYSHSKGVAISFLVLAVGFSGFAISGFNVNHLDIAPRYASILMGISNGVGTLSGMVCPLIVGTMTKNKTREEWQNVFLIASLVHYGGVVFYGIFASGEKQPWADPEETSEEKCGFIDEDELAEETGDITLSHAPFGAQGAFGAPQKSYGATNQLNGGWAGSWEKREEFIQEGAVQVYPQGGDGYS, from the exons ATGGATGCGGTGAAAGAGCGAGTTTTAGTCCCCGGTAAGGCGGGACTGAAGAATCTGGCGGGGAAGAGCCTGGCACAGATACAAAG AGTTATTGAGAAGAAGCAGAAAGCGGGTGAAGTGATCGAGCTGACGGAAGATGGCCGCCCGAAAGCGCTCAGAGAGCGGAAAGCGCCGCTGTTTGACTGCGCGTGTTTCGGGCTGCCTCGCCGCTACATCATCGCCATCATGAGCGGCCTGGGCTTCTGCATTTCCTTCGGAATCCGCTGCAACCTCGGGGTTGCGATCGTGGACATGGTGAACAACAGCACCGTTCACCAGGGCAGCAAGATCATCATCAAAGAG AAAGCGAAGTTTAACTGGGACCCGGAGACGGTGGGGATGATCCATGGCTCATTCTTCTGGGGTTACATCGTAACACAGATCCCGGGAGGGTACATCTCCTCCAGACTGGCAGCCAACAG GGTGTTCGGAGCCGCCATCCTGCTGACGTCAACGCTCAACATGTTCATTCCGTCGGCGGCGCGCGTGCATTACGGCTGCGTCATATTTGTGAGGATATTACAGGGCCTGGTGGAG GGTGTGACCTATCCAGCGTGCCATGGTATCTGGAGCAAGTGGGCTCCACCGTTAGAGAGAAGTCGCTTGGCAACCACATCCTTCTGTG GTTCCTATGCTGGTGCTGTGGTAGCCATGCCTCTGGCTGGGATCCTTGTGCAGTATTCAGGCTGGTCATCTGTCTTCTATATTTAtg GGAGTTTTGGTATTATCTGGTATGTGTTCTGGATCCTGGTGGCTTATGAGAGCCCAGCAGAGCATCCCACTATTACAGAAGAAGAGCGCCTTTACATAGAGGAGAGCATTGGAGAAGGGACAAAACTGCTTGGGGCAGCTGAA aaatTTAAGACACCCTGGAGGAAATTCTTCACTTCAATGCCTGTCTATGCAATTATTGTGGCCAACTTCTGCAGGAGCTGGACCTTCTACCTCCTGCTCATTAGCCAGCCAGCATACTTTGAGGAGGTGTTTGGTTTTGAGATCAGTAAA GTTGGCATGCTGTCTGCTCTGCCTCACTTGGTCATGACCATCATAGTGCCCATAGGAGGCCAACTTGCTGACTTTCTACGCAGCAATAACATCATGTCTACCACTAATGTCCGGAAGATAATGAATTGTGGAG GATTTGGGATGGAGGCAACACTGTTGTTGGTAGTTGGTTACTCCCACAGTAAAGGTGTAGCCATCTCATTTCTGGTATTAGCAGTGGGTTTCAGTGGCTTTGCCATATCAG GTTTTAATGTGAATCACCTGGACATTGCACCCAGGTATGCCAGCATACTGATGGGCATCTCCAATGGAGTTGGCACACTTTCTGGAATGGTCTGCCCTCTCATAGTGGGTACCATGACCAAAAACAAG ACCCGAGAAGAATGGCAAAATGTGTTCCTGATTGCGTCCTTGGTCCATTATGGTGGTGTGGTGTTCTATGGGATCTTTGCATCAGGTGAGAAGCAGCCATGGGCAGATCCAGAGGAAACCAGCGAAGAGAAGTGCGGCTTCATTGATGAAGATGAACTCGCTGAAGAGACCGGTGACATTACACTTAGTCATGCTCCATTTGGAGCCCAGGGAGCTTTTGGGGCTCCCCAGAAATCATACGGGGCCACAAATCAGCTGAATGGGGGATGGGCAGGAAGCTGGGAGAAAAGAGAGGAGTTCATCCAGGAGGGAGCTGTACAGGTCTATCCTCAGGGTGGAGATGGATACTCATAG
- the slc17a6a gene encoding vesicular glutamate transporter 2.2 isoform X2 — MDAVKERVLVPGKAGLKNLAGKSLAQIQRVIEKKQKAGEVIELTEDGRPKALRERKAPLFDCACFGLPRRYIIAIMSGLGFCISFGIRCNLGVAIVDMVNNSTVHQGSKIIIKEVRFNWDPETVGMIHGSFFWGYIVTQIPGGYISSRLAANRVFGAAILLTSTLNMFIPSAARVHYGCVIFVRILQGLVEGVTYPACHGIWSKWAPPLERSRLATTSFCGSYAGAVVAMPLAGILVQYSGWSSVFYIYGSFGIIWYVFWILVAYESPAEHPTITEEERLYIEESIGEGTKLLGAAEKFKTPWRKFFTSMPVYAIIVANFCRSWTFYLLLISQPAYFEEVFGFEISKVGMLSALPHLVMTIIVPIGGQLADFLRSNNIMSTTNVRKIMNCGGFGMEATLLLVVGYSHSKGVAISFLVLAVGFSGFAISGFNVNHLDIAPRYASILMGISNGVGTLSGMVCPLIVGTMTKNKTREEWQNVFLIASLVHYGGVVFYGIFASGEKQPWADPEETSEEKCGFIDEDELAEETGDITLSHAPFGAQGAFGAPQKSYGATNQLNGGWAGSWEKREEFIQEGAVQVYPQGGDGYS, encoded by the exons ATGGATGCGGTGAAAGAGCGAGTTTTAGTCCCCGGTAAGGCGGGACTGAAGAATCTGGCGGGGAAGAGCCTGGCACAGATACAAAG AGTTATTGAGAAGAAGCAGAAAGCGGGTGAAGTGATCGAGCTGACGGAAGATGGCCGCCCGAAAGCGCTCAGAGAGCGGAAAGCGCCGCTGTTTGACTGCGCGTGTTTCGGGCTGCCTCGCCGCTACATCATCGCCATCATGAGCGGCCTGGGCTTCTGCATTTCCTTCGGAATCCGCTGCAACCTCGGGGTTGCGATCGTGGACATGGTGAACAACAGCACCGTTCACCAGGGCAGCAAGATCATCATCAAAGAGGTGCGT TTTAACTGGGACCCGGAGACGGTGGGGATGATCCATGGCTCATTCTTCTGGGGTTACATCGTAACACAGATCCCGGGAGGGTACATCTCCTCCAGACTGGCAGCCAACAG GGTGTTCGGAGCCGCCATCCTGCTGACGTCAACGCTCAACATGTTCATTCCGTCGGCGGCGCGCGTGCATTACGGCTGCGTCATATTTGTGAGGATATTACAGGGCCTGGTGGAG GGTGTGACCTATCCAGCGTGCCATGGTATCTGGAGCAAGTGGGCTCCACCGTTAGAGAGAAGTCGCTTGGCAACCACATCCTTCTGTG GTTCCTATGCTGGTGCTGTGGTAGCCATGCCTCTGGCTGGGATCCTTGTGCAGTATTCAGGCTGGTCATCTGTCTTCTATATTTAtg GGAGTTTTGGTATTATCTGGTATGTGTTCTGGATCCTGGTGGCTTATGAGAGCCCAGCAGAGCATCCCACTATTACAGAAGAAGAGCGCCTTTACATAGAGGAGAGCATTGGAGAAGGGACAAAACTGCTTGGGGCAGCTGAA aaatTTAAGACACCCTGGAGGAAATTCTTCACTTCAATGCCTGTCTATGCAATTATTGTGGCCAACTTCTGCAGGAGCTGGACCTTCTACCTCCTGCTCATTAGCCAGCCAGCATACTTTGAGGAGGTGTTTGGTTTTGAGATCAGTAAA GTTGGCATGCTGTCTGCTCTGCCTCACTTGGTCATGACCATCATAGTGCCCATAGGAGGCCAACTTGCTGACTTTCTACGCAGCAATAACATCATGTCTACCACTAATGTCCGGAAGATAATGAATTGTGGAG GATTTGGGATGGAGGCAACACTGTTGTTGGTAGTTGGTTACTCCCACAGTAAAGGTGTAGCCATCTCATTTCTGGTATTAGCAGTGGGTTTCAGTGGCTTTGCCATATCAG GTTTTAATGTGAATCACCTGGACATTGCACCCAGGTATGCCAGCATACTGATGGGCATCTCCAATGGAGTTGGCACACTTTCTGGAATGGTCTGCCCTCTCATAGTGGGTACCATGACCAAAAACAAG ACCCGAGAAGAATGGCAAAATGTGTTCCTGATTGCGTCCTTGGTCCATTATGGTGGTGTGGTGTTCTATGGGATCTTTGCATCAGGTGAGAAGCAGCCATGGGCAGATCCAGAGGAAACCAGCGAAGAGAAGTGCGGCTTCATTGATGAAGATGAACTCGCTGAAGAGACCGGTGACATTACACTTAGTCATGCTCCATTTGGAGCCCAGGGAGCTTTTGGGGCTCCCCAGAAATCATACGGGGCCACAAATCAGCTGAATGGGGGATGGGCAGGAAGCTGGGAGAAAAGAGAGGAGTTCATCCAGGAGGGAGCTGTACAGGTCTATCCTCAGGGTGGAGATGGATACTCATAG
- the fancf gene encoding Fanconi anemia group F protein — MEAVLRNVASAVELLAVSQTGFVSEWDCEAVDRAFRWARYCEHVHARFDAEAAARGALESRVRETNQLLARALPGHRRVAVCDVARFRHRLLGALLKNPATPHPVIKSLVEKFGLAEGDQHADLSACRSAWKLLGDFPLNRKCDPGLTAGAQARTMMLLQRVQAIQSQPGRQAYATELLDCLLEDSGEERNSFLALLAAALLSTDTMSEDTAAQDFLLDWLEGHDDLLHSMCRVLPPELCPRLSQRWPKFSLSYWDSLKKSASSLAYDVSNGLWMQPCDTALSFQMLAERFKSLWSSPLKDETEEQLVALKQADGDFDVEGLSVWTDLLVQFQ; from the coding sequence ATGGAGGCTGTTCTGCGGAATGTGGCGAGCGCTGTGGAGCTGCTTGCGGTTTCGCAGACTGGCTTTGTGTCTGAGTGGGACTGTGAGGCGGTGGACAGGGCGTTCCGGTGGGCTCGGTACTGCGAACATGTTCACGCTCGGTTCGACGCGGAAGCGGCAGCGCGCGGGGCTTTGGAGAGCCGTGTGCGCGAGACTAACCAGCTGCTGGCGCGCGCGCTGCCCGGGCACCGCCGCGTGGCTGTGTGTGACGTGGCTCGGTTCCGCCACAGGCTGCTGGGCGCTCTGCTGAAAAACCCCGCCACTCCGCACCCGGTTATTAAATCCCTCGTGGAGAAGTTTGGACTGGCGGAAGGTGATCAGCATGCTGACCTCAGCGCGTGCAGGTCAGCGTGGAAACTCCTGGGAGACTTTCCGCTGAACCGGAAGTGTGATCCTGGCCTCACTGCTGGCGCTCAGGCTCGCACCATGATGCTCCTCCAGCGCGTCCAGGCCATCCAGAGCCAACCAGGCCGCCAGGCATACGCTACAGAATTGCTGGATTGTTTGTTAGAGGACAGTGGAGAAGAACGCAACAGCTTTTTGGCACTTCTAGCAGCTGCCCTTCTGTCAACAGACACCATGAGTGAAGACACAGCAGCTCAAGACTTCCTGCTTGACTGGTTAGAAGGACATGATGACTTGCTGCACAGCATGTGTCGGGTTTTACCTCCTGAACTATGCCCCAGACTTTCTCAAAGATGGCCAAAATTTAGTCTCAGTTATTGGGACAGTTTAAAAAAGTCAGCCTCATCCTTAGCGTATGATGTGAGCAATGGATTATGGATGCAACCTTGTGACACCGCGCTGTCCTTTCAGATGCTCGCAGAGCGCTTCAAGTCCTTATGGAGCTCGCCATTAAAAGATGAGACCGAAGAACAGTTGGTCGCTCTTAAACAGGCCGATGGCGACTTTGACGTTGAGGGACTGAGCGTGTGGACGGACCTGCTTGTACAGTTCCAGTGA